attgaatcgagaaattgagatagctcttgatatactttttataagattgagtctgactgtctagttgattctcttaaaagtatattggagtttgtccatacagattgctaagcgaaatattgggtgtggttgttagacccccgctttttcaaattccTTAGTTGAGGGTCATGAGGTTCCTTGCAGAGGTttttgatctttctgatctagctgTCACCGCGAACTTAAATAGGGATGCTCTTCTAGTACACTTTAATTCTCTTAGTCAAGAATTTTTGTTGGATGAGCGCAAGGAGAATGATATTGAAGATGATGCCGAGGATTATAAGCAAAAATATGAACATATTAAACTTGAGTTCAGGAAGCTATTCGCAGTTGTAGGATCTTCCAGGTCTCGTGCTCGGCGTCTTCGAGGTGTTATTAGGCAGTTGAATAATGAAAAGACTGTTTTGATTGACGAGAAGAAGGAGGTCATTGAAGATGAGGTGAGGGATCTTCAAGATTCTCAAACGGAGAGCCATGAGCTTCGTatgattcttgagaatattcgaaATCGTCTTAGAATTGAGGGCAATAATGACTTTGATAAGGCCCTAGGTGAGATCGAGGAGAACAGGGTCGCGGTTACTAAGCATGTTAGTTGGATAGAGAAACATCATAAGACACTAGATTCCGTGATTATGTATAAAGAAGGTGTTCCTGTTAGATTATCTTAGTATTTTGCGGCTTATTTTCCCTCTTAAGAGTTCTATTTGTCTTTGTTCTTCGCTGAGAATGAGAAGAATTTGAGATCTGAGCTGGGTTCTCGGACGGAAAGACTTGAGAAGTCGCAATAGGAGTTGGAGACGTTCAAGAATGGTGATGGTTCTTCTTCGCAGCTGGCAGCTGATCTATCGGGGAAGCTTTCTTTTGCGAATTATGAGCTTCATCGCGTAAGGACAGAGGCTGAGCAGTACAAAGAAGCCATGGAGGCTATGTATACTTTTTTGAAGCGTCGCAAGAGAGCCCAACTTATCAATGTTGATCGCCAGGCGCAGAGGCTATGTAATAAGGTCGTTAGGGATACTGCTAATCGTGTTACTACTAAGAATAATCTCCCTACTAGAAAATTTCCTGATGTTCCCGTGCCTGAGGATGAGTTTGTGGGACCAGGGTCtaatgatgaagaagaggttaTCGAGGACGAGCAGTCTGGTGATGAATAAGAAATTTACGAAGAAGATGTTGATGGAGAAGGTGTTGATGAAGAAGACGCTGATGAAGAGggtactgatgaagaagatgttgaTCTTGAGGCTGAATTCGCTGAGGATGCCAGACAAGATGGAGTTAACAAAGATGATAAAGCCGCTGTATATGGTGGTGAAAGCGAACATTAATCATCTTCGGTTGTTGGGGATGGCCAGGGTCGACAAGGATCTATTTCATCTTCTCAGAATGATGCTCTAGATGTTTCGCACTCTGGAGCAGGAGGTTCTTCTCTATCAGCTTCTCCTCCTCATGATTGGGCTGCATTCTAGTTGTGTTTCCCTTTTTAATACATTCTTCCTTTTTTTGTGCGATGttctgggcgctcccaagcttgggggcaTAACATGACTTTTGGTTCGTATCTTTCCTGTTGTTAGAAATTTTGAATCAAAGTAGGTGTATATATGCAACTGGGTTATTCGATGTTTTGTATTACTCTTTCGGTTGTTCCTTAATTCATATGAAAATGTGTCTCATGGTATTTAAGGTTTTCGACTGAAAAGGTGGGAAGCATATAAATTTGAACATCCTCGTACTTTTCTCTGCTTTCCATCTTTGAAGGAAGATTATAGCCTTAAATACTGTTCTTGATTTAGTAGGGTTGATGCTAATGTCCCATGTGCACTAGGTGAATACTCTAAGAAGCTAAAGAATAGAAATATTTGCTTATGTGAATCTAAGATTTTAATGCGAAATTTTTCTTTGTGATAAATATTAATGCCACATACCAATATGTGGAAGGCATATCTTCAAGGTTTAAGGGTTTCCATGAATATTAAATTGTGTAATCATGTGTAGCATGTTAGATGATAAATCTTAAGACTTGTTTAATACTTAGCTGAATAGAGATGTGCTCGCTTTGTTTTATTCGCGCTTTAATGCGATCCTACGCTTGCCTCGGTGCGTCCTTTTATTGTCTCAGCTCCCTTCGCGCTCCTTGAAAAGCTTATATTCGCATGATGTTTATAGGTCTTAACTGCCTCCTAAGTAAGGTCTTACTGCCTTCCCCTACATAGAACTTTAAAGGACTTATGGTCGCCTtgggtagggtcttcaacattgGGTGATGAAATCTCAGTTCCATGTGCTCTTGCGAGTCATTGGCCATCGATCTCGCCTTAATTGTGTTAACATTCTTACCTTCTCAGGTTACTTCTGCGACAATATACCAGGCCTtagatactcccgtgagtaaaaagcccTAACACATTGCCGCCTTTGACACAGTTTAGCTCCCTAGTGGAGGGTGTTGTccatttatattccccctgaatcGCCATTTCAAGGAGGTCACCCCTAACCATTTCAGTTGGGCTTCTCCCATCCATCTATTCAACGACCAGTGTTGTCGCAACCTCATGTTTTTCTCCTAAGTGTCTTAATAGGAACGAgatcacaccctaagtggggtttctttggaccgAGTCTATCACATGTACTAGGCCTTCTTCTATCTCCACTGGTCTGCTTTTACACCCCATACCGGAGAACTTATTCGATGAGTGGTTCGTTCTCAGTGGCCTCTAGTGGATGGGTTTTTCTTTCACCCAATATAAGTAAATTCTCCAGGATGCCCCAGTTATGACGCGCGTTAAGGCTTATGGTCGCCTCTTACACATTGTGCAGTCCTCCGGTCGCACAATTGTTCGAACTAAGTTGACACGCCACAACCGTAGTCCCAGCCTCCCTAAGTAGAGGTTTTAAATAGTAACTTGTTGCCCCCTATTGAGGTTTTACGAGAAAATTTTGTAACTTTGTCGTGTAGCTCTTGTTTCTCCTTCGGCTTGCTTGCTTGCTTATGAGAAGAACTTTGCTTCGTATTAAAGTTTCTTTTGAGTTGATACACAACTTGCTTTCTTTCGTTTTAGCTTTCCACATATTGTTTCTTCGTATATATTTGTCGCATGATGGGTGGGGTGCGACAGACgatttttcctttctctttctctcaaGTTTGAACAAGGACTTGACTTCCAGCGAGGTTGTCTTTGTTATCATACTTGCGGTCTTTCCTTAGCAATTTTCTGCGTGATTTTTCCATCTTCCTGTTCGTGGAGGTGGTTTGTGATACGCTATTGGTTCCTTGGTTCCTCCTTTGAATGTGACTCTCATGCTGAGTCATCTTTGCCCATTGTTCGTTTTGATATAACGCGCTTCTGCTCATCTTACATCCCTTTCGCCTATGTTGATGCATTTCTTTCCGTAATTGTTCGTCCATTTgttttttcctttcttctctttCAATGCTTCTTTCTCTATAAGACCTTTTGTAGCTTTCTCCATATTTTATTCCCAATTCGTATTCTGGTATCTTTCTTTTCAGGTTCTGATTTTCTATCATCAGCCATCCATACTCTTGTGCGAGGTTGATTCGTTCTTCTATCAatattttttctgtttctttaAATTTTGCGAACCTTGCTTCGTAATCGCACTAGAGGGCGAAGATCTCTTCATCTCGATTTTGATAGCGGAACTGGTTTTCTCTTCTCTTGTCATCCCTACCGATGTTTATCATTGGTCTTTCTAGATCATATGGATGAACCCACTCCGTCCAATATTGTGGATTTTCCATGGCAGCGGCTAGTTCTTTCCCGCATCTACTGTTAAAGTTGCCTCTTTGCATCGCTAGGATTTTCGATGTTTGGAGAGTAAGGAAGTTATGGTGTTTTGAAAGGTGAATGATCTTTAAAGAGTCCTCTGAGCTAAATGAAGAAAAGGTATGTTTTCTACCGCAGTTTATGATGGTGAAAATGCGAAAGAATAGCTTTGCTGGGTGTTTACAAAATTGTAACGATATTCTGCCGTGGTTTCGTGGTGGACAGAAAAATGGTGGTAGTAAAAACAATAAACAAGCTTGGAAAGATGATGATTTCTAACTGAATACTAGAAGGTGAGGATAAATTCTctttgtttctagcgccaaaatatagttgcggaaaatcccacaactactcCCGAAGAGATGCGCTAAGAACACAAAGTCTAAGTCATGGAGATAACCTTAAACATTAATGATACTATACACCACTTGACACTAATATGATCTTCACACCAGTTTTGTATTAAGAATATGATGTTCTTATAAATACTACAAAGATTCAAATGTATGGCAATGGAGATAATAAGTAAAAGGCTAAACTTTAAtggcttctttctttcttttagtaGTGGTTCTTAGCTCTATTACTTGACTGAATTTTCTCTCTCAAAACTGCCTGATAGACGCATtaatgtgtctaatttgtcctcagtgtctctattgttagtgcttgattttgtacttattatggtatttttatgtttgtgtaggtgttcttggagaaatacacttgtgtggaaaaagttgctcgaatagtgatgcttgcacctcactgagaaaattaataaaggaacatgcactttggataggggcaccaccttcttcttcattttcaaacagaatattggcgagaaatttgggtttcaacagtaaaggatttacaatttttaagacaagaatatcttcttccttataaacaggaaatctatgagtattaattaccggagttttgaaaataaggaagttatcttctattaaacatgaaagatatcttagaggattttctcttggatttgattctgcgaattaaagaagatttgggtataataaagaaatttagagaatataaagaagaagaaaaattctgaagatatttttaattaaaaagaagaagattttggagttacggaagaatatatttgattaatgggtttgtgtgtataaatagagagcaagaGAGCACAACCAAAGTTGAGGGGGGTGatccggtagccagtttcacaattttcttttatttcttctatttagttttctttgtaataatgatgagctaaacccaatccttggggcaatgaggaagctatttacgcatgaataatttggtaactattatattttctctaatatttaattataattcgctcaatcactgcttttgcagagtttttaattgtttgcataattttcttcattagttgtgatccaattagataggttatgctttgattatataatctatgcttaggggatacaattaatttttgaaaatttgcctgattatttgtgagttaagaaaataagggacttaaacataattagagttttgggttatttaccatcattcattcatgtgtaatagtggaatcagtgtcttggttattttctcatatcttgaaatcaaattttgagttaagttttctttaatttttaagtctaaattattttgctttcacaagtctcaacgaacctttttactacaacattattgaaaaacacatcaatttttggcgccgccgacgcggacttgtctttaggctagagtttttagattttttttcttcttttttttagcttttttgttcttctttacgtttttgggtttttgtcttttccttacagaatttggaatttggagcgaaagaaaaattttccaaagcttttagtgaatacttaaagacttggagtaaaaggcaaagcgaaaggagcgaaaaaagtggaattttttttttttttgatatctcaatcactctatttcaccctagcaatggtaacaacttgaatcgtgtgccccaccaaatcatttaaaaaataaaaacagaaggattaggattcaacgagatatggcgaaactaccatttttttttaattctaacacctgagctctgtgcttttgtgaatagactctttagatgttttcatctaattagattggttcctcaactcctacaagcAAGATGttttcatccacttagataggttagtgatatccttaataggcataaatttctaggctctggagtttatttatactgcaactaaaaagtttctcccatacccccaaacttaaatctaacattgtcctcaatgttctaaagataaaattaaaagcatgaacaaggagaaactgttaccacttgaagcaaaagagttaaggaaagatattatcgtgttgcatgagcatgggttacctcccaagaagtgctaagtttaaagtcttcagccagacattggaagaattagtcacctcgtagaaccatatagcaatagccgaaataattgtgggccatctagatcaaaaagtgttacccacaagaagaggaaactgcaaccgaccaagaagataccgaatatacccttgcttaagacaactacatctagttgtggttcaggttcaggctctataaaagggtctaagtaaaaagatttcatcggttggatttcctcaaagataagatccggttcaggcattagagtctggaaaaactcaactaagaacttagaagtacataacaacaacctgaataattgggatcctctaagtcaattagatttgactcacaaagttgaccataataatggtcattcttaagaaaatgtgtcaaccctaatatcctaaagtaattaggtttaatttcaaaacttaaataccgacacatctgaaaatcatatgttcccacaattagaagaaaagttttttgtgggaaaacaaagtcaatcttggtatcatagcctgggttaaccacatcaaccagaggatgggtttctaacaactgagcttctttctggacatcattaggttcgataacacatgtatgaagataatcttgtaagatggttgaggcataaatgtcaagtcctacacgagggaactttctaagagttaaagaacacggagaatgataatcacccccaaacttagagttttctgtgtctctataaagactagtcacaacttccctaatttctaggtcatcagattcctggaaatggtcaattgattcttctaagttgggttcatcctcactcatttctacgagtttatcatcttctaagactagtgtttctaaatcgctagattctaaaacagtattctcagggtatactctttcctctaaatcattatcggctttgtaaacaggaaatactacatcgtctaaaacgggggtatctctagtcaaatcctcgtcctttttaataggtgaataattattaaaattatttggatttgaactagaaataatattatcattaaagagctcattgggagtaaaagattcctcatcactatgcctatatatttcagattcttcatcaatactatcctcatcacagtcctcattataataacatgaaaaaggtcgaacctcatcaaaacaagtagtgttaccaattctaacctcgtcatcttgattatgtgaataaaaactatccttattttcgagggtggtattgggaaaactaaactggaaattaagactatcctgagcaagtttttccacaatcctatttgtactctcagtaaattgcttgagggtctcttctagagatatcttagttgactgctctacggaatcttctgggagaagaatattataagtctctttcataaataacttccgtgttgactcattgaaactcttgagagactcttctagagaaatagaaggattgttttgctcgtatgacctgtgggtatatggacAGTAATGGGGCTCACAATGGtgtggaccataaccttcaaaagtttcgcgttcccaatcactattcacactatggtcataaaaaggataatgtccaagctgctcagtcggatactcattgtattggctattataatgccagttcgacatcctaaccgcaagagaattctaaacaaacagaAAGAAgactgactcgaccacaacaagcctattttatctagcaaacagaAAGAAGACtcactcgaccacaacaagcctattttatctagcaaacaaaaagcatgatggctccacttagattgtttctagaccagcttctaatccttcgaaagggaattcgatacaatttaagcaaacccctctggaatcaatccgagtcaaagtaagttgaatagaggtgagggaagcttcgtggagctttgatacccaaggcggCGCAgttacgcattcaactcacagaaaccatcatgaactttgaagtatgcttaaacgagtaaccaatatttttcgaacgactttcctattaagctcgttatcccatcggtctcgttctagtccaaattttaaggcttaggttcgcgtaggttacgtgttcctaaggagggaaagaaggaaacagtgatgaaatccgagtccttatcttgatttgtccaggcttttccctttactagaaaattagatccgatttcaggtcctcaacatatatgcatacaaaatcatccagtaaacccgctgacaggggattcgcgggtgtttagaattcatATCTCCCGTTccggacgggggatgaaccgttgaagtcgactcgggccacaacttcaatgtcgtgtacgaacccgaggggccgagacgatatcgtaatcgtcgtccttctctgcacacagtttaatatttaaactacccttccgtagggtttaaaaataatgtcccaaagtttaaagtccaaagtccaaaaaaaataaagtacaagggaaaaggaaagtctaaaaaaaaaaaagtctaattTGATATTTTTAAAGTTAGGTGATTGGATAGGGGCACCACCTTTGGCATATAAAGAAGGTGGTGCCCCTATCCaaataataaagtcgaccattggtgcccttgtatatgccagttgtgttgacctagagttaggtttatcgaccactggtccccttgtatatgccagttgtgttgatattagtcagaccagtatctcagtccattaggataggttcatcctggcataggccttcagacagatatgggaaacaccgttcactttaaaccatctttttctttatccatctccttaatctttccatgtgattggttgactccggttatgatgtccagaaactatctgagtagagctctgtcactttatatgaattttagtatgcttgagtgcaaactcgtgtacagcaattggaatttcgcatcagggtacttcctcctgtagtcaataggtatgccaaccaaggatattctttattgccttccaaggttctgcgtagatagctagggtctggagtaatggttttgtgggtacacctctggtaaaccctcccgggattaactcggttttatttatttttttagttttgctcgaggactagcaaataataagtttgggggtatttgatagacacatttatgtgtctaatttgtcctcagtgtctctattgttagtgcttgattttgtacttattatggtgtttttatgtttgtgtaggtgttcttggagaaatacacttgtgtggaaaaagttgctcgaatagtgatgcttgcacctctttgagaaaattaataaaggaacctgcactttggataggagcaccaccttcttcttcattttcaaacagaatattggcgagaaatttgggtttcaacagtaaaggatttacaatttttaagacaagaatatcttcttccttataaacaggaaatctatgagtattaattatcagatttttgaaaaaaaagaagttatcttctattaaacatgaaagatatcttagaggattttctcttggatttgattctgcgaattaaagaagatttgggtataataaagaaatttagagaatataaagaagaagaaaatttcttgaagatatttttaattaaaaagaagaagattttggagttatggaagaatatatttgattaatgggtttgtgtgtataaatagagagcaagaGAGCACAACCAAAGTTGAGGGaagtgagccggtagccagtttcacaattttcttttatttcttctatatagttttctttgtaataatgaggagctaaacccaatccttgggaaaatgaggaagttatttacgcatgaataatttggtagcaattatattttctctaatatttaattataattcgctcaatcactgcttttgcagagtttttaattgtttgcataattttcttcattagttgtgatccaattagataggttatgctttgattagataatctatgcttaggggacacaattaatttttgaaaatttgcctgattatttgtgagttaagaaaataagggacttaaagataattagagttttgggttatttaccatcattcattcatgtgtaatagtggaatcagtgtcttggttattttctcatatcttgaaatcaaattttgagttaagttttctttaatttttaagtctaaattcttttgctttcacaagtctcaacgaacctttttactacaacattattgaaaaacacatcaatttttggcgccggcgacgcggacttgtctttaggctagagtttttagattttttttttcttttttttagattttttgttcttctttacgtttttgggtttttgtcttttccttacagaatttggaatttggagcgaaagaaaatttttccagaGCTTatagtgaatacttaaagacttgaagtaaaaggcaaagcgaaaggagcgaaaaaagtggaatttttttttttgatatctcaatcactctatttcaccctagcaatggtaacaacttgaatcgtgtgccccaccaaatcatttaaaaaataaaaacagaaggattaggattcaacgagatatggcgaaactaccatttttttttaattctaacacctgagctatgtgcttttgtgaatagactctttagatgttttcatctaatcagattggttcctcaactcctacaagcAAGATGttttcatccacttagataggttagtgatatccttaataggcataaatttctaggctctggagtttatttatactacaactaaaaagtttctcccatacccccaaacttaaatctaacattgtcctcaatgttctaaagataaaattaaaagcatgaacaaggagaaactgttaccacttgaagcaaaagagtcaaggaaagatattaccgtgttgcatgagcatgggttacctcccaagaagtgctaagtttaaagtcttcagccagacattggaagaattagtcacctcgtagaaccatatagcagtagccgaaataattgtgggccatctggatcaaaaagtgttacccacaagaagaggaaactgaaaccgaccaagaagataccgaatatacccttgcttaagacaactacatctagttgtggttcaggttcaggctctataaaagggtctaaataaaaagctttcatcggttggatttcctcaaagataagatccggttcaggcattagagtctggaaaaactcaactaagaacttagaagcacataacaacaacctgaataattgggatcctctaagtcaattagatttgactcacaaagttgaccataataatggtcattcttaagaaaatgtgtcNNNNNNNNNNgtatctcagtccattaggataggttcatcctggcataggccttcagacagatatgggaaacaccgttcactttaaaccatctttttctttatccatctccttaatctttccatgtgattggttgactccggttatgatgtccagaaactatctgagtagagctctgtcactttatatgaattttagtatgcttgagtgcaaactcgtgtacagcaattggaatttcgcatcagggtacttcctcctgtagtcaataggtatgccaaccaaggatattctttaNNNNNNNNNNattagagtctggaaaaactcaactaagaacttagaagcacataacaacaacctgaataattgggatcctctaagtcaattagatttgactcacaaagttga
This is a stretch of genomic DNA from Papaver somniferum cultivar HN1 chromosome 1, ASM357369v1, whole genome shotgun sequence. It encodes these proteins:
- the LOC113307720 gene encoding acidic leucine-rich nuclear phosphoprotein 32-related protein-like, with product MRFLAEVFDLSDLAVTANLNRDALLVHFNSLSQEFLLDERKENDIEDDAEDYKQKYEHIKLEFRKLFAVVGSSRSRARRLRGVIRQLNNEKTVLIDEKKEVIEDEVRDLQDSQTESHELRMILENIRNRLRIEGNNDFDKALGEIEENRVAVTKHVSWIEKHHKTLDSVIMYKEGVPLAADLSGKLSFANYELHRVRTEAEQYKEAMEAMYTFLKRRKRAQLINVDRQAQRLCNKVVRDTANRVTTKNNLPTRKFPDVPVPEDEFVGPGSNDEEEVIEDEQSGVDEEDADEEGTDEEDVDLEAEFAEDARQDGVNKDDKAAGRQGSISSSQNDALDVSHSGAGGSSLSASPPHDWAAF